In Lycium ferocissimum isolate CSIRO_LF1 chromosome 11, AGI_CSIRO_Lferr_CH_V1, whole genome shotgun sequence, a single genomic region encodes these proteins:
- the LOC132037629 gene encoding heavy metal-associated isoprenylated plant protein 28-like — MTTMTEMRVHMCCAGCESKVRKSLEKVKGVDSVEIDMAMQKVTVAGWADQKKILKTVRRTGKRAEIWQFPHNPEMRNNPNFVTDHYYHQQGCGGPSTYYTGEPPASDYNYRKHGYDNYGRAYSLYRGNSNTFGSRAGDAFSDENPHGCSIM; from the exons ATGACAACG ATGACAGAGATGAGAGTACATATGTGTTGTGCCGGATGTGAGAGCAAGGTCAGAAAATCTCTCGAGAAAGTTAAAG GTGTTGATAGTGTAGAAATAGATATGGCCATGCAAAAGGTGACAGTAGCAGGATGGGCAGACCAAAAGAAAATACTTAAGACAGTGAGGAGAACTGGTAAAAGAGCTGAAATATGGCAATTTCCTCATAATCCTGAGATGAGAAATAACCCAAATTTTGTCACtgatcattattatcatcaacaaGGCTGTGGTGGTCCGTCAACTTATTACACTGGAGAGCCACCAGCCTCCGATTATAACTACCGCAAACACGGCTATGACAACTATGGTCGAGCTTATAGCCTTTATAGGGGAAATTCAAATACTTTTGGTAGCAGAGCTGGTGATGCATTTAGTGATGAGAATCCTCATGGTTGTTCCATTATGtga
- the LOC132036439 gene encoding F-box protein At3g07870-like, producing the protein MSDYLPQELMIDIFTRLPVKSILRFTSLCKTWYSLLTSPIFISMHLNRKQDEHILIPYHSRNPEEEVYGLFCDDENLNQYAQFDLPFKRTSCYFNIVGSCNGLLCLADGHNCYRKHFYLWNPCIRKSVKLPTPIYTFKTHSTYDHTQGFGFDHVTNDYKVVRIVQPTYCLLPPNVELYKLSTGVWKDISHGALSCQVFSSTPHYMNGSSHWIAFKCGDEPTRSMIVLFDMHDETFLEMMLPSNLTSKVRQCDDMFLSVLEESLCLVDNNYNESKPVDIWIMRDYGAPESWVKQFSISSLTLKRNVTLHNGISGTAFNGRSVSDELEVTHDLVKPMAIRKNGEIVCKTNRRLLVSGDHVVGKLKYIGIDNSTNGWCHNPLYLNYYKESLVLPDKWTNNCVGDACEQSSDLCKRERKDGRRKLLRGKTKNRMRIASLLHMSGLLYVSKMKKKNGCRRRNGRTCKSKGLRCPINYVALDPLPVVMF; encoded by the coding sequence ATGTCTGATTATTTGCCACAAGAATTGATGATTGACATCTTCACAAGACTACCCGTCAAGTCAATCCTTCGATTCACAAGTTTGTGCAAGACATGGTACTCTCTTCTTACTAGCCCTATTTTTATCTCCATGCATCTCAACCGAAAACAGGATGAGCACATCCTAATTCCATATCACTCTAGAAACCCAGAAGAAGAAGTATATGGTTTATTCTGTGACGACGAGAATTTGAATCAGTATGCCCAGTTTGATTTGCCATTTAAGCGGACTAGCTGTTACTTTAATATTGTGGGTAGTTGTAACGGTCTTTTGTGCCTTGCAGACGGTCACAACTGTTACCGGAAacatttttatctttggaaCCCATGCATCAGAAAGTCTGTAAAACTCCCAACACCAATTTATACATTTAAGACACACAGTACCTATGATCATACACAGGGGTTTGGATTTGATCATGTTACTAATGACTACAAGGTGGTAAGAATAGTACAGCCTACTTATTGTCTACTGCCACCTAATGTTGAGCTTTATAAGCTAAGCACTGGTGTTTGGAAAGACATTAGTCATGGCGCTCTGTCTTGTCAAGTCTTTAGTAGTACGCCGCATTATATGAATGGATCTTCCCATTGGATTGCTTTCAAGTGTGGAGACGAACCAACTCGGAGTATGATTGTTTTGTTTGACATGCATGATGAGACATTCTTGGAGATGATGTTGCCAAGTAACTTAACTAGCAAGGTACGACAATGTGATGACATGTTTCTTTCCGTGTTAGAGGAATCACTTTGCTTGGTTGATAATAACTATAATGAAAGTAAACCTGTTGACATTTGGATCATGAGAGATTATGGTGCACCAGAATCATGGGTGAAACAGTTCAGCATCAGTTCTCTTACCCTTAAACGAAATGTTACTCTTCATAATGGCATTTCCGGAACAGCTTTTAATGGAAGGTCTGTTTCAGATGAGCTTGAGGTTACTCATGACCTAGTGAAGCCAATGGCTATAAGGAAAAATGGTGAAATCGTATGTAAGACGAACCGTAGATTATTGGTTTCAGGTGATCATGTAGTCGGAAAGCTTAAATATATTGGCATTGATAACTCTACAAATGGTTGGTGTCACAATCCACTTTATCTTAATTATTACAAAGAGAGCCTTGTTTTACCTGATAAATGGACAAATAATTGTGTTGGAGATGCTTGTGAGCAGTCATCCGATTTATGTAAGAGAGAGCGCAAAGATGGGAGAAGAAAGCTCTTAAGGGGAAAAACTAAAAATAGAATGCGGATTGCATCTCTCTTGCACATGAGTGGATTGCTTTACgtgtcaaaaatgaaaaaaaaaaatggctgcAGGAGAAGAAATGGAAGAACATGCAAGTCAAAAGGCCTCCGTTGTCCAATTAACTATGTTGCACTTGATCCATTGCCCGTGGTGATGTTTTAG
- the LOC132038350 gene encoding F-box/kelch-repeat protein At3g06240-like, with product MPPIVELFKLSTGVWEDISYVAPSHIFFCSAPQAYLNGASHWVAFKLEEGSSRRMIVSFDMHDETFSVIMLPISLVNRIPRQCGVFLFVSGESLCLINYNYDITNTADIWLMKEYGEAESWVKQYNISSRRIPYEPEGTYSLLKPMVTRKNGEILWTECDGLLLSVDHENEKIKDLGVCGTTNTYFLFYDSLYANCYKESLVLFNKWRDYCAEDACEESFHSWKREPKGGRKKLLKINAKKRLQIESLLHINGLLYLSKKKRKWSQRKERKKRQVKRHPLSIYCH from the coding sequence ATGCCACCTATTGTTGAGCTGTTTAAGCTAAGCACCGGTGTTTGGGAAGACATTAGTTATGTCGCCCCGTCTCATATATTCTTTTGCAGTGCACCGCAGGCGTATCTGAATGGAGCTTCCCATTGGGTTGCTTTCAAGTTGGAAGAAGGATCAAGTCGGAGAATGATTGTTTCATTTGATATGCATGACGAGACATTCTCAGTGATAATGTTGCCTATTAGTTTAGTTAATAGGATACCGCGACAATGTGGAGTGTTCCTTTTTGTATCAGGTGAGTCactttgtttaattaattataactaTGATATTACTAATACGGCTGATATTTGGCTGATGAAAGAGTATGGTGAAGCAGAATCATGGGTGAAACAATACAACATTAGTTCTCGTCGCATTCCATATGAGCCCGAGGGTACTTATTCCTTGTTAAAGCCCATGGTTACAAGGAAAAATGGTGAAATTTTGTGGACAGAGTGCGATGGACTATTGTTGTcagttgatcatgaaaatgaaaagatTAAGGATCTTGGCGTTTGTGGCACTACAAATACCTATTTTCTGTTTTACGATTCACTTTATGCTAATTGTTACAAAGAGAGCCTTGTTTTATTCAATAAATGGAGAGATTATTGTGCTGAAGACGCTTGCGAAGAGTCATTTCATTCATGGAAGAGAGAGCCCAAAGGTGGGAGAAAGAAGCTGTTAAAGATAAACGCCAAAAAGAGACTACAAATTGAATCTCTCTTGCACATCAATGGATTGTTGTATCTGTCAAAAAAGAAACGAAAATGGTCAcagagaaaagaaaggaagaaaaggcAAGTCAAACGACATCCATTGTCTATTTATTGTCATTAG